A region from the Nostoc sp. HK-01 genome encodes:
- the argB gene encoding acetylglutamate kinase, with the protein MVNDIEYIRQAEATRVRVLSEALPYIQQFAGRTVVVKYGGAAMKDSTLKDKVIRDIVFLSCVGLRPILVHGGGPEINSWLDKLGIEAQFKNGLRVTDAPTMDVVEMVLVGRVNKEIVSLINQAGGMAVGLCGKDGNLITARPQGQEGIGFVGEVSGVNIKILETLSSNGYIPVVSSVAADETGQAYNINADTVAGEIAAALGAEKLILLTDTRGILKDYKDPSTLIPKVDIREARELIVSGVVSGGMIPKVNCCVRSLAQGVRASHIIDGRIPHALLLEIFTDVGIGTMILGSQFI; encoded by the coding sequence ATGGTCAACGATATTGAGTATATCAGGCAAGCTGAAGCTACTCGTGTGCGGGTACTCAGCGAAGCACTACCTTACATTCAACAATTTGCAGGACGCACTGTAGTTGTTAAATATGGTGGTGCAGCGATGAAAGACAGCACCCTCAAAGACAAAGTTATCCGCGATATTGTTTTTTTATCTTGTGTTGGCTTGCGGCCAATTCTGGTGCATGGAGGTGGCCCCGAAATCAATAGTTGGTTAGATAAATTAGGGATAGAAGCCCAATTTAAAAATGGTTTGCGAGTTACCGACGCACCCACAATGGATGTGGTGGAAATGGTTTTAGTCGGTCGAGTGAATAAAGAGATTGTGTCTTTGATTAACCAAGCTGGTGGTATGGCTGTGGGACTATGTGGTAAAGATGGTAATTTAATTACTGCCCGTCCCCAAGGTCAAGAAGGCATCGGCTTTGTGGGGGAAGTCAGCGGTGTTAATATCAAAATTTTAGAAACCCTTTCGAGCAATGGCTATATTCCGGTAGTGTCGAGTGTTGCTGCTGATGAAACGGGACAGGCTTATAACATTAACGCAGATACTGTTGCTGGAGAAATCGCTGCGGCGTTGGGGGCAGAAAAGTTAATTTTGCTCACCGACACGAGAGGGATTTTAAAAGATTATAAAGATCCGTCTACGTTGATTCCGAAAGTAGATATTCGGGAAGCACGAGAACTGATTGTGAGTGGTGTAGTCAGTGGAGGGATGATTCCCAAAGTTAATTGTTGCGTGCGATCGCTCGCGCAAGGAGTCCGGGCTTCACACATTATCGATGGTCGGATTCCCCACGCCCTTTTACTCGAAATCTTTACCGATGTTGGGATTGGGACAATGATTTTGGGTTCGCAGTTTATTTAA
- a CDS encoding shikimate kinase encodes MSSLLQGVSLYLIGMMGAGKTTVGRLLAQQLGYGFVDTDDVIAKATGRSITQLFAEEGEAAFRQLESDVLAQVSAHINLTVATGGGIVLRRENWSYLRHGLIVWLDVPVELLYNRLAEDTTRPLLQDPDPRGKLRSLLEQRQPLYSQADLHIMVYEGETPEQIANRVMEAIPSVLKNNTSHQHK; translated from the coding sequence GTGAGCAGCTTATTGCAAGGAGTCAGCCTGTACTTAATTGGGATGATGGGCGCTGGGAAAACAACAGTAGGGCGGTTATTAGCACAGCAATTGGGTTATGGATTTGTTGATACTGATGATGTGATTGCTAAAGCCACAGGTAGATCCATCACTCAGTTGTTTGCTGAAGAAGGGGAAGCAGCATTCCGCCAGTTAGAAAGTGATGTTTTAGCACAAGTTAGCGCCCATATTAATTTGACAGTAGCTACAGGCGGCGGAATTGTGCTGCGGCGAGAAAATTGGAGTTACTTGCGTCACGGTTTAATAGTGTGGCTAGATGTGCCAGTGGAGCTACTCTATAATCGTTTAGCTGAGGATACTACACGACCACTGCTGCAAGATCCTGATCCGCGAGGTAAATTGCGATCGCTCCTCGAACAACGCCAACCACTTTACTCTCAAGCTGATTTGCACATTATGGTATATGAAGGGGAAACACCAGAGCAAATCGCTAACAGAGTCATGGAAGCAATTCCTAGTGTGCTGAAAAATAATACATCTCACCAGCACAAATAA
- a CDS encoding WD-repeat protein: MVIATPDSSQIEEEFVEAKNNWELEKLYVDLASTKGKALTPVEKKFLRGLLCGCSPAEIASIVYQSRSSSTVRVYLSNGLYKYIEEMLSNAAGYSVKVKNWSRVTYLLEKAGYKKYRFPLPATIIPKQVQKNQDTELVKMQSTSIQDWGEAIDVSVFHGRTTEIAKTQQWILQEGCRLLLLLGMGGIGKTAFSVKLAQEIQEQFDYVIWRSLRLSPSPEQIIEQLIQTLLPTSDTVISETIEGRISQLIDFFRNNRCLIVLDNFDAILASSDNSPTFTTSHQTIKNSFPPFLLPKIQYRPGYELYGELIQRVGESQHQSCLILTSREKTPEIAALEGLTLPVRCLRLTGLNQSESLSILKCKGLFNISEDKFRVLSEQYAGNPLFLKLIATTIQELFNGNIDEFTAQGTVVFGEIRAILDHQFHRLSQLEKHLMYWLAMNQNAVSVKQLQKNTIPGLSPRLSQRLILEAVDLLHKRSLIEQQASSFSQTPVLREYMIERLVEENLTLSEEQESYFLMSQTIFAAHLKNHIKQSRLNAEI, translated from the coding sequence ATGGTAATAGCAACACCAGATTCAAGCCAAATAGAAGAGGAATTTGTTGAGGCTAAAAATAATTGGGAGTTAGAAAAGTTATACGTAGATTTAGCCTCAACAAAAGGTAAAGCTTTAACACCTGTAGAAAAGAAATTTCTTCGAGGTTTACTCTGTGGTTGTAGTCCGGCGGAAATTGCCAGTATAGTTTATCAAAGTCGGAGTAGTAGTACCGTTAGAGTCTATTTGTCTAATGGATTATACAAGTATATAGAAGAAATGCTGAGTAATGCAGCTGGCTACTCAGTGAAAGTGAAAAATTGGAGCCGTGTAACTTATTTACTTGAAAAAGCTGGGTATAAAAAATATAGATTTCCATTACCAGCAACAATCATTCCCAAACAAGTACAAAAAAATCAAGATACAGAGTTAGTAAAAATGCAATCAACCTCAATTCAAGATTGGGGTGAAGCAATTGATGTAAGTGTTTTTCACGGACGAACAACAGAAATCGCCAAAACTCAACAGTGGATTTTGCAAGAAGGCTGTCGCTTACTCTTACTATTAGGTATGGGTGGTATTGGCAAGACTGCTTTTTCGGTGAAGTTAGCACAAGAAATCCAAGAGCAGTTTGATTATGTTATCTGGCGATCGCTGCGTCTTTCCCCTTCCCCAGAGCAGATAATAGAACAACTAATTCAGACTTTATTGCCAACATCAGACACAGTAATTTCCGAAACCATAGAAGGGCGCATCTCCCAATTGATAGATTTTTTTCGGAATAACCGATGTTTAATTGTTTTAGATAATTTTGATGCAATTTTAGCTAGTAGCGATAATTCCCCTACATTCACAACCAGCCATCAAACGATCAAAAATTCTTTTCCTCCCTTTCTCCTCCCAAAAATTCAATATCGTCCAGGATATGAACTATATGGAGAATTAATTCAACGGGTTGGAGAATCTCAACATCAAAGCTGCTTAATATTAACCAGCCGAGAAAAAACTCCAGAAATAGCAGCCTTAGAAGGCCTTACACTACCTGTGCGTTGTTTGCGATTAACTGGCTTAAATCAATCAGAAAGTCTGTCAATTCTGAAATGTAAAGGGTTATTTAACATCTCAGAAGATAAATTCCGTGTTTTGTCAGAACAATATGCCGGGAACCCGCTATTTCTCAAATTGATAGCCACGACGATTCAAGAGTTATTTAATGGCAATATTGATGAGTTTACTGCCCAGGGAACTGTAGTTTTTGGCGAGATTCGCGCCATATTAGATCACCAGTTCCATCGTTTGTCGCAATTAGAAAAGCATCTTATGTACTGGTTGGCAATGAATCAAAATGCTGTTTCTGTGAAGCAATTGCAGAAAAACACCATACCGGGTTTATCACCTAGATTGTCGCAAAGGTTAATCTTAGAAGCGGTGGATTTATTACACAAGCGCTCCCTCATAGAACAACAGGCTTCTAGCTTTTCGCAAACTCCAGTGTTGCGGGAGTATATGATTGAGCGCTTAGTCGAAGAAAACTTGACATTAAGCGAAGAACAAGAAAGCTACTTTTTGATGAGTCAGACAATTTTTGCCGCCCATTTAAAAAACCATATTAAACAGAGTCGTCTGAATGCCGAGATTTAA
- a CDS encoding 3-octaprenyl-4-hydroxybenzoate carboxy-lyase — protein sequence MSHHTKPLIIGVTGASGLIYAVRALKYLLDADYEIELVASKSTYMVWQAEQEIKMPAEPTQQEQFWREQAGVAVAGKLRCHPWSDVGANIASGSFRTLGMIIIPCSMSTVAKLAGGLSSDLLERAADVQLKEGRKLIIVPRETPFSLIHLRNLTTLAETGVRIVPAIPAWYHHPQTIEDLVDFVVARTLDQLEIDCIPIQRWQGRK from the coding sequence GTGTCACATCACACCAAGCCTTTAATCATCGGCGTAACTGGAGCCTCTGGACTAATTTATGCCGTTCGCGCTCTCAAATATTTGCTTGACGCTGACTATGAAATTGAATTAGTTGCCTCTAAATCAACTTACATGGTTTGGCAAGCAGAACAGGAAATTAAAATGCCAGCTGAACCAACTCAACAAGAGCAATTCTGGCGCGAACAAGCAGGAGTAGCCGTTGCAGGTAAACTACGCTGTCACCCTTGGAGTGATGTGGGAGCCAACATTGCCAGTGGCTCCTTTCGCACTTTAGGGATGATCATCATCCCATGTAGTATGAGTACAGTTGCCAAGCTCGCTGGTGGTTTGAGTTCCGACTTACTCGAACGCGCCGCCGATGTTCAACTCAAAGAAGGACGCAAACTAATTATCGTTCCCCGCGAAACTCCTTTTAGCCTGATTCATCTGCGTAACTTAACCACCTTGGCAGAAACGGGGGTGAGAATTGTCCCAGCCATTCCAGCTTGGTATCATCACCCGCAAACCATCGAGGACTTAGTAGATTTTGTCGTCGCCCGGACTTTAGATCAATTAGAGATTGACTGTATCCCCATTCAACGCTGGCAAGGGAGGAAGTAA
- a CDS encoding VacB/RNase II family 3'-5' exoribonuclease, producing the protein MEFSIATLLANFTDDKLVARKVLEKKLGCEDEDSLQKLHIALEILEKIGILVKERGKYRRVFEEGMIEAKLRCSSKGFCFAIQDVEGAEDIYIRESHLSNAWNGDRVLVRVLKEGSRRRSPEGEVKLILERSNHTLLARIKQVESGFRAVPLDDRLLFELKLQTNGMTFAEAIDHLAHVEVLRYPLAQYPPIGRVVQILGSDAEAAADIDLVTCKHDLSRNFSEPVQEAAAKLPKRILKADLKNRLDLRGLFTLAITGVNADAKLVENALSLEKTNKGWRLGFHITDVSHFIHPDEILDREALKRGRSVYLGDLVLPMLPETVADRCSLVSGSDRLTLSFLITIDPTSGELQEWEIQPSVINVDTAINKDKAEAVLSGQPSKESEEVVQLLQDLESLHQIVKQVRLGRGSLQLNLPPNQNPYFDEGMLGAVIVNDLTVRSLLTEFVLLVNQLMAEHLSALGIPAIWRVQGAPDPEDVQEMLKLAINLGVELTLDPETDIQPLDYQLLTRAFAESPSEQVLTYLLQDTLKPAGYTTTKSNHFGLALAQYTHCTSPLRRYPDLLLQRVYYRLLEHGRDRRNTRVKDRINLRHSSSHLEVNWNVLPPELQQELQSDLTRVIIQLNDREKEVQEAEADLAGLQKAQLMKQRIGQVFQGVITGVQSYGFFVEIEVPTTDTPKQKHPSAPLRVEGLVHVSSLKDDWYEYRARQQALFGRKNRASYRLGDRVAVQVKSVDYYRQQIDLVTVGSDGLPKGLGNSGINDDRDDIYLSRELEPNDLEPYTDDE; encoded by the coding sequence ATGGAATTTTCAATCGCTACACTCCTTGCCAATTTCACCGATGATAAATTGGTAGCTCGGAAAGTTTTAGAAAAGAAACTTGGCTGCGAAGATGAAGATAGTTTACAAAAGCTGCATATTGCCTTAGAAATACTCGAAAAAATCGGGATTTTGGTCAAAGAACGGGGCAAATATCGCCGCGTGTTTGAAGAAGGGATGATTGAAGCCAAACTCCGTTGTTCTAGTAAAGGCTTTTGCTTTGCAATACAAGATGTAGAAGGTGCAGAAGATATTTACATCCGCGAAAGTCATTTAAGTAATGCTTGGAATGGCGATCGCGTTTTAGTCAGAGTTCTCAAAGAAGGTAGTCGTCGCCGTTCTCCCGAAGGAGAAGTCAAGTTAATTTTAGAACGTTCTAATCACACTTTACTAGCGCGGATTAAACAAGTAGAAAGCGGTTTTCGGGCAGTACCTTTAGATGATCGGCTGTTGTTTGAACTCAAGTTGCAAACCAATGGCATGACTTTTGCTGAAGCTATCGACCATCTCGCCCATGTGGAAGTTCTGCGTTATCCGTTAGCCCAATATCCACCCATCGGTAGGGTAGTACAAATTTTAGGTAGCGATGCCGAAGCCGCAGCCGATATTGATTTAGTTACTTGTAAACACGATTTATCCCGCAATTTTTCAGAACCAGTTCAAGAAGCAGCGGCTAAGTTACCTAAAAGAATACTCAAAGCTGACCTGAAAAATAGATTAGATTTACGCGGTTTATTTACCTTAGCAATTACTGGTGTCAATGCTGATGCCAAGCTGGTAGAAAATGCCTTGAGTTTGGAAAAAACCAACAAAGGCTGGCGCTTGGGCTTTCACATTACCGATGTTTCCCACTTTATCCACCCAGACGAAATCTTAGACAGAGAAGCCTTGAAGCGAGGACGTTCTGTGTATTTGGGCGATTTAGTATTGCCTATGTTACCAGAAACAGTTGCCGATCGCTGTTCTTTAGTTTCAGGCAGCGATCGCCTGACTCTCTCATTTTTAATCACTATCGATCCCACATCGGGTGAACTGCAAGAATGGGAAATTCAGCCGAGTGTAATTAATGTAGACACAGCCATTAATAAAGACAAAGCAGAAGCAGTTCTCAGTGGCCAACCATCTAAAGAATCTGAGGAAGTAGTACAGCTACTCCAAGACCTAGAAAGCCTACACCAAATTGTCAAACAAGTGCGCTTAGGTCGTGGTAGTTTGCAGTTAAATCTGCCCCCAAATCAAAATCCTTACTTTGATGAAGGAATGTTAGGCGCAGTTATCGTCAACGATTTAACCGTGCGATCGTTACTCACAGAGTTTGTGCTATTAGTCAACCAACTAATGGCAGAACATTTAAGTGCTTTAGGCATTCCAGCGATTTGGCGAGTTCAAGGCGCACCTGATCCCGAAGATGTCCAAGAAATGCTGAAACTGGCCATCAATTTAGGCGTAGAACTCACATTAGATCCCGAAACAGATATTCAACCCTTAGATTACCAGTTATTAACAAGAGCGTTTGCAGAATCTCCCTCAGAACAAGTGTTAACTTATCTGTTGCAAGATACCCTCAAACCAGCGGGATATACCACCACCAAAAGCAATCACTTTGGTTTGGCACTAGCACAATATACTCACTGTACTTCCCCCTTGCGCCGTTATCCCGATTTGCTATTGCAACGAGTTTACTACAGACTGCTAGAACACGGACGCGATCGCCGCAATACCCGTGTTAAAGACCGGATTAACTTGCGTCACTCCTCTTCCCACCTCGAAGTTAACTGGAACGTCTTACCCCCAGAATTGCAACAAGAACTGCAAAGCGATTTAACCAGGGTAATTATTCAACTCAACGACCGCGAAAAAGAAGTCCAAGAAGCAGAAGCTGACTTAGCAGGGTTGCAAAAAGCCCAACTGATGAAACAGCGCATCGGCCAAGTCTTCCAAGGTGTAATTACTGGTGTGCAATCCTATGGTTTCTTTGTGGAAATTGAAGTCCCAACCACAGATACACCCAAACAAAAACATCCCAGCGCCCCCCTACGAGTGGAAGGTTTAGTTCATGTCAGTTCCCTCAAAGATGACTGGTATGAATATCGCGCCAGACAACAAGCTTTGTTTGGTCGGAAAAATCGCGCTTCTTATAGATTAGGCGATCGCGTCGCCGTCCAAGTCAAAAGTGTTGATTACTACCGTCAACAAATCGATTTAGTCACCGTTGGTAGCGATGGACTACCTAAAGGGTTAGGTAACTCTGGTATTAACGATGACAGAGACGATATTTATTTGTCTCGTGAACTTGAACCTAACGATTTAGAACCATACACTGATGATGAATAA
- a CDS encoding ATP-dependent Clp protease proteolytic subunit ClpP, with the protein MIPIVIEQSGRGERAFDIYSRLLRERIIFLGQQIDSNLANLIVAQMLFLDAEDPEKDIYMYINSPGGSVTAGMGIFDTMKHIRPDVCTICTGLAASMGAFLLSAGAKGKRMSLPHSRIMIHQPLGGAQGQATDIEIQAREILYHKKRLNDFLADHTGQPIERIADDTERDFFMSPDEAREYGLIDQVIDRHSAGSRPMAVV; encoded by the coding sequence ATGATTCCTATCGTTATTGAACAATCGGGTCGAGGTGAACGCGCCTTTGATATCTACTCACGACTATTGCGTGAGCGGATCATCTTCTTGGGACAACAGATTGACAGCAACTTAGCTAACTTAATAGTTGCCCAAATGCTGTTCTTGGATGCAGAAGACCCAGAAAAAGACATTTATATGTACATCAATTCCCCAGGCGGTTCGGTAACTGCTGGTATGGGTATTTTTGACACTATGAAGCATATCCGCCCAGATGTCTGTACCATTTGTACCGGATTAGCAGCAAGTATGGGAGCTTTTCTCCTCAGCGCAGGTGCTAAAGGTAAGCGGATGAGTCTACCCCATTCCCGCATTATGATTCACCAACCTTTAGGCGGCGCACAAGGTCAAGCTACTGACATTGAAATTCAAGCGCGGGAAATTTTGTATCACAAGAAGCGACTCAACGACTTTCTCGCTGACCACACTGGTCAGCCAATTGAGCGTATTGCTGACGACACCGAACGCGACTTTTTCATGTCACCCGATGAAGCCAGAGAATACGGCTTGATTGACCAAGTAATTGACCGTCACTCTGCTGGTAGCCGTCCGATGGCTGTTGTTTAG
- a CDS encoding molybdopterin-guanine dinucleotide biosynthesis protein A, producing MTNDSALSTQHSALLSAIVLAGGKSSRMGQDKALLTVEGVPLLQRVCYVAAACADSVYIVTPWPKRYQHLYLPRCQFIQEAPLNQGALVGFAQGLAQVQTDWVLLLACDLPKLQVEVLQGWAVELDNVSEDAIAALAHHTKGWEPLCGFYHRRCLPQLLDFINQGGRSFQQWLQQHSVQVLAVPDTNMLLNCNTPEDWASL from the coding sequence ATGACAAATGACTCAGCACTCAGCACTCAGCACTCAGCACTTCTATCTGCCATTGTGTTGGCTGGCGGTAAAAGTTCGCGTATGGGACAGGATAAAGCTTTGCTGACTGTTGAAGGTGTGCCTTTATTACAGCGAGTTTGTTATGTTGCCGCGGCTTGTGCTGATAGTGTTTATATTGTCACTCCCTGGCCAAAACGCTATCAACACTTATATTTACCTCGTTGCCAATTTATTCAAGAAGCGCCATTAAATCAAGGGGCGTTGGTTGGGTTTGCTCAAGGACTCGCACAGGTGCAAACTGATTGGGTGTTGTTACTTGCTTGCGATTTACCGAAGTTGCAGGTTGAAGTTTTGCAAGGATGGGCGGTGGAATTAGATAATGTGAGCGAAGATGCGATCGCCGCCTTGGCGCATCATACTAAAGGCTGGGAACCTCTGTGTGGTTTCTATCACCGTCGATGTTTGCCGCAACTACTAGATTTTATCAACCAAGGCGGGCGATCGTTTCAACAATGGCTTCAGCAACATTCTGTACAAGTTTTAGCTGTGCCTGATACTAATATGCTACTTAACTGTAACACTCCCGAAGATTGGGCTTCACTCTAG
- a CDS encoding periplasmic binding protein, with product MYYRWILSVLAILISIFLMACSTATTQQPQSQTPAITATSNNQQIAKRVVSLSSLATDIIYQLDKTKLVGIAGNSLLKNDPGFQDIPRVSEGQTPPNLEKIVALKPDLVIGIEGFSTQVIQRLQELKIPTLLTQLKTWDSLENLTQKIGDLISVNPEALLTRYKSFLPEKQDQNISTLVLVSNQPILTPNKSSWAGNLLEKFQLKNVAADLQGKSPFGGYVTLSAEKVLEVNPDTIIVINPPQATSNKEILESFSKEPFWQKLKATQNNRVYIFDYYGLINPGSINAIEKTCQQLKKDLFTAN from the coding sequence ATGTATTATCGTTGGATATTATCAGTATTAGCAATTCTCATAAGCATATTTTTAATGGCTTGTAGTACTGCTACAACTCAACAGCCACAATCACAAACACCTGCTATTACAGCAACATCTAATAATCAACAAATAGCTAAAAGAGTAGTTAGTCTTTCATCACTAGCGACAGATATTATTTATCAACTTGATAAGACCAAGCTAGTTGGTATCGCTGGAAATTCATTATTGAAAAATGACCCTGGTTTTCAGGATATTCCTCGCGTTAGTGAAGGTCAAACTCCTCCTAATTTAGAAAAAATTGTGGCTCTAAAACCAGATTTAGTCATTGGTATCGAGGGTTTTTCTACCCAAGTAATTCAAAGATTGCAAGAATTGAAAATTCCTACTTTACTGACTCAACTTAAAACATGGGATTCCTTAGAAAATCTGACTCAAAAAATTGGTGATTTAATTAGTGTAAACCCCGAAGCTTTATTAACTCGCTACAAAAGTTTTTTACCAGAGAAACAAGACCAAAATATTTCTACTTTAGTGTTAGTCAGTAATCAACCAATTCTCACACCAAATAAAAGCAGTTGGGCGGGAAACTTGTTAGAAAAATTTCAACTCAAGAATGTCGCCGCAGACTTACAGGGTAAAAGTCCTTTTGGTGGTTATGTCACTTTATCAGCAGAGAAAGTTTTAGAAGTTAATCCAGACACAATAATTGTCATCAACCCTCCCCAAGCAACCTCAAATAAAGAGATTCTGGAATCTTTTAGTAAAGAACCTTTTTGGCAAAAACTCAAAGCAACACAAAATAACAGAGTTTATATTTTTGACTATTATGGATTAATCAATCCCGGCAGTATCAATGCTATTGAAAAGACTTGCCAGCAGCTTAAAAAAGATTTATTTACAGCAAATTAA
- a CDS encoding protein involved in beta-1 3-glucan synthesis-like protein has product MNNLVSTYWLSYREKINNRFPEYYKYLNPPASEDEILHLQTILGYEIPAEMQTLYRLNNGESREGRGIFYGLQFLSLSEVERNWLSWKEIIEDGLEDLNDFCTSYPEGVIQSIYAHEKWIPLMHDGGGNHIGIDLAPDVNGCIGQIINFGRDEDEKCVLAPNLGELLKLLDIKLEENIQVTYGLNDDGVEMFALDNTHLSDALKAIVKSKYV; this is encoded by the coding sequence ATGAATAATCTTGTTAGTACATACTGGTTAAGCTATCGAGAAAAGATTAACAATAGGTTTCCTGAATATTATAAGTATCTCAACCCACCAGCAAGTGAAGATGAAATTTTACATTTGCAAACGATACTTGGTTATGAAATTCCAGCAGAGATGCAAACTTTATATCGACTCAATAATGGAGAATCTAGAGAAGGGCGGGGCATTTTTTATGGGTTACAATTTCTCTCGCTGTCTGAAGTGGAGCGAAATTGGTTAAGTTGGAAGGAAATTATTGAAGATGGCTTAGAAGATTTAAATGATTTCTGCACATCTTATCCAGAAGGAGTTATCCAAAGCATATATGCACATGAAAAATGGATACCTCTCATGCACGATGGGGGAGGAAATCACATTGGTATTGATTTAGCACCTGATGTTAATGGATGTATTGGGCAAATTATCAACTTTGGCAGAGATGAAGATGAAAAATGTGTGTTGGCTCCTAATTTGGGAGAATTGTTGAAATTGCTAGATATAAAATTGGAGGAAAATATTCAAGTAACCTATGGATTGAACGATGATGGGGTAGAAATGTTTGCACTTGATAACACACATTTATCAGATGCTTTAAAAGCGATTGTTAAAAGTAAATATGTGTAG
- a CDS encoding iron permease FTR1: MNFSTALPTFVITLREGVEAALVVGIVLALLKKAKQSRLNSWVYAGVGVGIAVSTLIGVLFSIVIQALGKINPQYTSVVEPGLEGVFSVLAIAMLSWMLIWMTKQARFMKAQVEGAVTEALTQNGNAGWGVFSLILIAVVREGFETVLFIAANFQQGLIPTIGALGGLLVAATIGVLLFKLGVKINIRQFFQVMGVLLVLIVAGLVVSALKHFDDAVANLALSSRATESLCFYYEHFTKVHSCILGPIVWNTSNILPDDQFPGIILKSLFGYRENLYIVQAVGYVIFLLTVGGLYFRSLGGEVPKSNKTVSLFQK, encoded by the coding sequence ATGAATTTTAGTACTGCCTTACCTACTTTTGTAATTACACTCCGAGAAGGAGTAGAAGCCGCCTTAGTTGTGGGTATAGTGTTGGCTTTATTAAAAAAAGCCAAACAATCTCGACTTAATTCTTGGGTATATGCTGGTGTCGGCGTTGGTATTGCTGTCAGCACATTGATAGGTGTGCTGTTTAGTATTGTCATTCAAGCACTAGGAAAAATAAATCCGCAATATACATCTGTAGTCGAACCAGGACTAGAAGGTGTTTTTAGTGTGCTGGCGATCGCCATGCTCAGTTGGATGCTAATCTGGATGACGAAACAAGCCAGATTTATGAAAGCCCAAGTAGAAGGCGCTGTCACAGAAGCACTCACACAAAATGGCAATGCTGGTTGGGGCGTTTTTAGTTTAATTTTAATAGCAGTAGTCCGCGAAGGTTTTGAAACCGTGTTGTTCATTGCGGCTAACTTTCAGCAAGGTTTAATTCCCACAATTGGCGCTCTTGGCGGTTTATTAGTAGCAGCCACAATTGGCGTATTGTTATTTAAATTAGGTGTGAAAATCAACATCCGCCAATTCTTTCAAGTTATGGGCGTTTTATTAGTGTTGATTGTTGCTGGGTTAGTTGTTTCTGCATTAAAACATTTTGATGATGCTGTCGCTAACTTAGCCCTCAGCAGTCGCGCGACAGAAAGCCTGTGTTTTTACTATGAACACTTTACTAAAGTTCACTCTTGCATATTAGGGCCGATAGTGTGGAATACTTCTAATATTTTGCCTGATGACCAATTCCCTGGCATTATTCTAAAATCTTTATTTGGCTATAGAGAAAATCTCTATATTGTACAAGCTGTAGGATACGTTATATTTTTGCTAACTGTTGGCGGTTTATATTTCCGCAGTTTAGGCGGCGAAGTTCCAAAATCTAATAAAACTGTTTCTCTTTTTCAGAAATAA
- a CDS encoding Ferritin and Dps — protein sequence MQELDQTKTIELLNTIMEFELAGVVRYTHYSLMVTGPNRIPIVGFFKAQASESLLHAQQVGEILTGLDGHPTLRIAPMEETYKHSVKDILAESLSHEKKALELYKTLLDTVSNASVYLEEFARGMIGQEELHNLELKKMLRDFS from the coding sequence ATGCAAGAACTTGACCAAACAAAGACTATTGAACTCCTCAATACCATCATGGAATTTGAGTTAGCAGGAGTAGTACGTTATACACATTATTCCTTGATGGTGACAGGCCCTAATCGTATTCCTATTGTGGGTTTTTTTAAAGCACAAGCCAGTGAATCTTTACTTCATGCCCAACAAGTGGGGGAAATTCTTACAGGCTTAGATGGCCATCCTACCCTGAGAATTGCCCCAATGGAAGAAACTTATAAGCATTCCGTCAAAGACATTTTGGCAGAAAGCTTATCTCATGAAAAGAAAGCATTGGAATTGTACAAAACTCTCCTAGATACTGTCAGTAATGCTAGTGTCTATTTAGAAGAATTTGCCCGTGGCATGATTGGACAAGAAGAACTGCATAATCTTGAATTGAAAAAAATGCTGCGAGATTTTAGCTAA